The Carassius gibelio isolate Cgi1373 ecotype wild population from Czech Republic chromosome B22, carGib1.2-hapl.c, whole genome shotgun sequence genome window below encodes:
- the LOC127988476 gene encoding uncharacterized protein LOC127988476 isoform X5, which produces MYLIVEFVGEGSTGPVAKSWYSDGHSWWPPYKDLDRLLKSVRLMEAPQPDKGWTKHQARILHESASFDNISKKWKRACYTSDISESENSIKRIHKKKTFSSDDELHETPNKKVKMNRDKNPPTPKIQPAPKVPPAPKPPAPLKYIKTKGPVVRPLLTTSKAVNSFSNSAFVNHHQRAMEKPEQARFETFPSCQVPSFSAPDVPMSFSQADEPQDHWGEHSPDIQDRQLETWEEHPSITQAVPVSLSNENEQEEAWGEHPSNFQENTISEQRSSSTHQPRTNSASGVRRWSCITNQCTPVERTILEALNELDMKINHLTSVVQSLAANNRSSAPVVDSEDEVFPLTTMEELDKLERKLSEKAMMQKMVNSLSISGGHTLKKTIWRICSKVFGPVAKQLNWCGRGEKRGIRKTNIGALLIGAAMKNPVLPSPTEAEAEKHIKDYLRLAPGRMPC; this is translated from the exons atgtACCTGATAGTGGAGTTCGTCGGAGAAGGGAGTACCGGTCCTGTAGCAAAGTCCTGGTACTCAGATGGCCACTCATGGTGGCCTCCATACAAAGACTTGGACCGGTTACTAAAGAGCGTCAGGTTGATGGAGGCACCACAGCCAGATAAGGGTTGGACCAAGCATCAGGCCAGAATTCTACATGAGTCGG CATCATTTGACAACATTTCCAAAAAATGGAAAAGGGCATGCTACACTTCTGACATCTCAGAATCTGAAAATTCTATAAAAAGAATTCACAA AAAGAAAACATTCTCATCAGATGATGAGCTTCATGAAACCCCcaacaaaaaagttaaaatgaatagAGACAAAAATCCACCTACACCAAAAATCCAGCCCGCACCAAAAGTCCCGCCTGCACCAAAACCTCCAGCACCTCTAAAATACATCAAGACAAAag GTCCTGTTGTACGACCTCTGCTTACAACAAGCAAAGCAGTGAACTCTTTCAGCAATT CAGCATTTGTTAATCACCACCAAAGGGCCATGGAGAAGCCAGAGCAGGCCCGTTTTGAGACTTTCCCCAGCTGTCAAG TTCCATCATTCTCAGCTCCAGATGTTCCCATGAGCTTCTCCCAGGCAGATGAGCCACAAGATCATTGGGGTGAACACTCACCtgacattcaag ACCGCCAGCTGGAAACTTGGGAAGAACACCCATCTATCACTCAAG CTGTTCCAGTGAGCTTGTCCAATGAAAATGAGCAAGAAGAGGCTTGGGGTGAACACCCATCTAACTTTCAAG AGAACACAATCTCTGAACAAAGATCCTCAAGTACTCACCAGCCAAGAACAAATa GTGCTTCTGGTGTGAGACGATGGAGCTGCATCACTAATCAATGTACAC CTGTTGAGAGGACAATTCTGGAGGCACTTAATGAACTGGACATGAAGATCAATCATCTGACTTCAGTGGTCCAGTCCCTTGCAGCAAACAACCGTTCCAGTGCTCCAGTGGTGGACAGCGAGGATGAGGTCTTTCCTCTCACAACCATGGAGGAACTAGACAAACTGGAAAGAAAATTATCAGAGAAAGCAATGATGCAAAAGATG gtgaACAGCTTATCCATCAGTGGAGGACACACACTGAAGAAAACAATATGGAGAATATGCTCCAAGGTGTTTGGTCCTGTAGCCAAACAACTAAACTGGTGTGGTAGGGGAGAAAAGCGAGGGATCAGGAAAACAAACATAGGAGCACTCCTAATAG GAGCAGCTATGAAGAATCCCGTGCTTCCGTCGCCAACTGAAGCAGAGGCTGAAAAACACATTAAGGATTATCTCCGCTTGGCCCCAGGGAGAATGCCTTGTTAG
- the LOC127988476 gene encoding uncharacterized protein LOC127988476 isoform X6 produces MYLIVEFVGEGSTGPVAKSWYSDGHSWWPPYKDLDRLLKSVRLMEAPQPDKGWTKHQARILHESASFDNISKKWKRACYTSDISESENSIKRIHKKKTFSSDDELHETPNKKVKMNRDKNPPTPKIQPAPKVPPAPKPPAPLKYIKTKGPVVRPLLTTSKAVNSFSNSAFVNHHQRAMEKPEQARFETFPSCQAPDVPMSFSQADEPQDHWGEHSPDIQDRQLETWEEHPSITQAVPVSLSNENEQEEAWGEHPSNFQENTISEQRSSSTHQPRTNSASGVRRWSCITNQCTPVERTILEALNELDMKINHLTSVVQSLAANNRSSAPVVDSEDEVFPLTTMEELDKLERKLSEKAMMQKMVNSLSISGGHTLKKTIWRICSKVFGPVAKQLNWCGRGEKRGIRKTNIGALLIGAAMKNPVLPSPTEAEAEKHIKDYLRLAPGRMPC; encoded by the exons atgtACCTGATAGTGGAGTTCGTCGGAGAAGGGAGTACCGGTCCTGTAGCAAAGTCCTGGTACTCAGATGGCCACTCATGGTGGCCTCCATACAAAGACTTGGACCGGTTACTAAAGAGCGTCAGGTTGATGGAGGCACCACAGCCAGATAAGGGTTGGACCAAGCATCAGGCCAGAATTCTACATGAGTCGG CATCATTTGACAACATTTCCAAAAAATGGAAAAGGGCATGCTACACTTCTGACATCTCAGAATCTGAAAATTCTATAAAAAGAATTCACAA AAAGAAAACATTCTCATCAGATGATGAGCTTCATGAAACCCCcaacaaaaaagttaaaatgaatagAGACAAAAATCCACCTACACCAAAAATCCAGCCCGCACCAAAAGTCCCGCCTGCACCAAAACCTCCAGCACCTCTAAAATACATCAAGACAAAag GTCCTGTTGTACGACCTCTGCTTACAACAAGCAAAGCAGTGAACTCTTTCAGCAATT CAGCATTTGTTAATCACCACCAAAGGGCCATGGAGAAGCCAGAGCAGGCCCGTTTTGAGACTTTCCCCAGCTGTCAAG CTCCAGATGTTCCCATGAGCTTCTCCCAGGCAGATGAGCCACAAGATCATTGGGGTGAACACTCACCtgacattcaag ACCGCCAGCTGGAAACTTGGGAAGAACACCCATCTATCACTCAAG CTGTTCCAGTGAGCTTGTCCAATGAAAATGAGCAAGAAGAGGCTTGGGGTGAACACCCATCTAACTTTCAAG AGAACACAATCTCTGAACAAAGATCCTCAAGTACTCACCAGCCAAGAACAAATa GTGCTTCTGGTGTGAGACGATGGAGCTGCATCACTAATCAATGTACAC CTGTTGAGAGGACAATTCTGGAGGCACTTAATGAACTGGACATGAAGATCAATCATCTGACTTCAGTGGTCCAGTCCCTTGCAGCAAACAACCGTTCCAGTGCTCCAGTGGTGGACAGCGAGGATGAGGTCTTTCCTCTCACAACCATGGAGGAACTAGACAAACTGGAAAGAAAATTATCAGAGAAAGCAATGATGCAAAAGATG gtgaACAGCTTATCCATCAGTGGAGGACACACACTGAAGAAAACAATATGGAGAATATGCTCCAAGGTGTTTGGTCCTGTAGCCAAACAACTAAACTGGTGTGGTAGGGGAGAAAAGCGAGGGATCAGGAAAACAAACATAGGAGCACTCCTAATAG GAGCAGCTATGAAGAATCCCGTGCTTCCGTCGCCAACTGAAGCAGAGGCTGAAAAACACATTAAGGATTATCTCCGCTTGGCCCCAGGGAGAATGCCTTGTTAG
- the LOC127988476 gene encoding uncharacterized protein LOC127988476 isoform X4, with protein sequence MYLIVEFVGEGSTGPVAKSWYSDGHSWWPPYKDLDRLLKSVRLMEAPQPDKGWTKHQARILHESASFDNISKKWKRACYTSDISESENSIKRIHKKKTFSSDDELHETPNKKVKMNRDKNPPTPKIQPAPKVPPAPKPPAPLKYIKTKGPVVRPLLTTSKAVNSFSNSAFVNHHQRAMEKPEQARFETFPSCQVPSFSAPDVPMSFSQADEPQDHWGEHSPDIQENAFSLLGPSSSKQERTQHRQLETWEEHPSITQAVPVSLSNENEQEEAWGEHPSNFQENTISEQRSSSTHQPRTNSASGVRRWSCITNQCTPVERTILEALNELDMKINHLTSVVQSLAANNRSSAPVVDSEDEVFPLTTMEELDKLERKLSEKAMMQKMVNSLSISGGHTLKKTIWRICSKVFGPVAKQLNWCGRGEKRGIRKTNIGALLIGAAMKNPVLPSPTEAEAEKHIKDYLRLAPGRMPC encoded by the exons atgtACCTGATAGTGGAGTTCGTCGGAGAAGGGAGTACCGGTCCTGTAGCAAAGTCCTGGTACTCAGATGGCCACTCATGGTGGCCTCCATACAAAGACTTGGACCGGTTACTAAAGAGCGTCAGGTTGATGGAGGCACCACAGCCAGATAAGGGTTGGACCAAGCATCAGGCCAGAATTCTACATGAGTCGG CATCATTTGACAACATTTCCAAAAAATGGAAAAGGGCATGCTACACTTCTGACATCTCAGAATCTGAAAATTCTATAAAAAGAATTCACAA AAAGAAAACATTCTCATCAGATGATGAGCTTCATGAAACCCCcaacaaaaaagttaaaatgaatagAGACAAAAATCCACCTACACCAAAAATCCAGCCCGCACCAAAAGTCCCGCCTGCACCAAAACCTCCAGCACCTCTAAAATACATCAAGACAAAag GTCCTGTTGTACGACCTCTGCTTACAACAAGCAAAGCAGTGAACTCTTTCAGCAATT CAGCATTTGTTAATCACCACCAAAGGGCCATGGAGAAGCCAGAGCAGGCCCGTTTTGAGACTTTCCCCAGCTGTCAAG TTCCATCATTCTCAGCTCCAGATGTTCCCATGAGCTTCTCCCAGGCAGATGAGCCACAAGATCATTGGGGTGAACACTCACCtgacattcaag AGAATGCATTTTCTTTGCTGGGACCTTCAAGTTCCAAGCAAGAAAGAACACAGC ACCGCCAGCTGGAAACTTGGGAAGAACACCCATCTATCACTCAAG CTGTTCCAGTGAGCTTGTCCAATGAAAATGAGCAAGAAGAGGCTTGGGGTGAACACCCATCTAACTTTCAAG AGAACACAATCTCTGAACAAAGATCCTCAAGTACTCACCAGCCAAGAACAAATa GTGCTTCTGGTGTGAGACGATGGAGCTGCATCACTAATCAATGTACAC CTGTTGAGAGGACAATTCTGGAGGCACTTAATGAACTGGACATGAAGATCAATCATCTGACTTCAGTGGTCCAGTCCCTTGCAGCAAACAACCGTTCCAGTGCTCCAGTGGTGGACAGCGAGGATGAGGTCTTTCCTCTCACAACCATGGAGGAACTAGACAAACTGGAAAGAAAATTATCAGAGAAAGCAATGATGCAAAAGATG gtgaACAGCTTATCCATCAGTGGAGGACACACACTGAAGAAAACAATATGGAGAATATGCTCCAAGGTGTTTGGTCCTGTAGCCAAACAACTAAACTGGTGTGGTAGGGGAGAAAAGCGAGGGATCAGGAAAACAAACATAGGAGCACTCCTAATAG GAGCAGCTATGAAGAATCCCGTGCTTCCGTCGCCAACTGAAGCAGAGGCTGAAAAACACATTAAGGATTATCTCCGCTTGGCCCCAGGGAGAATGCCTTGTTAG
- the LOC127988476 gene encoding uncharacterized protein LOC127988476 isoform X1, which yields MYLIVEFVGEGSTGPVAKSWYSDGHSWWPPYKDLDRLLKSVRLMEAPQPDKGWTKHQARILHESASFDNISKKWKRACYTSDISESENSIKRIHKKKTFSSDDELHETPNKKVKMNRDKNPPTPKIQPAPKVPPAPKPPAPLKYIKTKGPVVRPLLTTSKAVNSFSNSAFVNHHQRAMEKPEQARFETFPSCQAPDVPMSFSQADEPQDHWGEHSPDIQENAFSLLGPSSSKQERTQHRQLETWEEHPSITQENKFSALRLSQDQRLSNTQQGRMQTVPVSLSNENEQEEAWGEHPSNFQENTISEQRSSSTHQPRTNSASGVRRWSCITNQCTPVERTILEALNELDMKINHLTSVVQSLAANNRSSAPVVDSEDEVFPLTTMEELDKLERKLSEKAMMQKMVNSLSISGGHTLKKTIWRICSKVFGPVAKQLNWCGRGEKRGIRKTNIGALLIGAAMKNPVLPSPTEAEAEKHIKDYLRLAPGRMPC from the exons atgtACCTGATAGTGGAGTTCGTCGGAGAAGGGAGTACCGGTCCTGTAGCAAAGTCCTGGTACTCAGATGGCCACTCATGGTGGCCTCCATACAAAGACTTGGACCGGTTACTAAAGAGCGTCAGGTTGATGGAGGCACCACAGCCAGATAAGGGTTGGACCAAGCATCAGGCCAGAATTCTACATGAGTCGG CATCATTTGACAACATTTCCAAAAAATGGAAAAGGGCATGCTACACTTCTGACATCTCAGAATCTGAAAATTCTATAAAAAGAATTCACAA AAAGAAAACATTCTCATCAGATGATGAGCTTCATGAAACCCCcaacaaaaaagttaaaatgaatagAGACAAAAATCCACCTACACCAAAAATCCAGCCCGCACCAAAAGTCCCGCCTGCACCAAAACCTCCAGCACCTCTAAAATACATCAAGACAAAag GTCCTGTTGTACGACCTCTGCTTACAACAAGCAAAGCAGTGAACTCTTTCAGCAATT CAGCATTTGTTAATCACCACCAAAGGGCCATGGAGAAGCCAGAGCAGGCCCGTTTTGAGACTTTCCCCAGCTGTCAAG CTCCAGATGTTCCCATGAGCTTCTCCCAGGCAGATGAGCCACAAGATCATTGGGGTGAACACTCACCtgacattcaag AGAATGCATTTTCTTTGCTGGGACCTTCAAGTTCCAAGCAAGAAAGAACACAGC ACCGCCAGCTGGAAACTTGGGAAGAACACCCATCTATCACTCAAG AGAACAAATTCTCTGCCTTAAGACTCTCTCAAGACCAAAGACTATCAAACACACAACAAGGAAgaatgcaaa CTGTTCCAGTGAGCTTGTCCAATGAAAATGAGCAAGAAGAGGCTTGGGGTGAACACCCATCTAACTTTCAAG AGAACACAATCTCTGAACAAAGATCCTCAAGTACTCACCAGCCAAGAACAAATa GTGCTTCTGGTGTGAGACGATGGAGCTGCATCACTAATCAATGTACAC CTGTTGAGAGGACAATTCTGGAGGCACTTAATGAACTGGACATGAAGATCAATCATCTGACTTCAGTGGTCCAGTCCCTTGCAGCAAACAACCGTTCCAGTGCTCCAGTGGTGGACAGCGAGGATGAGGTCTTTCCTCTCACAACCATGGAGGAACTAGACAAACTGGAAAGAAAATTATCAGAGAAAGCAATGATGCAAAAGATG gtgaACAGCTTATCCATCAGTGGAGGACACACACTGAAGAAAACAATATGGAGAATATGCTCCAAGGTGTTTGGTCCTGTAGCCAAACAACTAAACTGGTGTGGTAGGGGAGAAAAGCGAGGGATCAGGAAAACAAACATAGGAGCACTCCTAATAG GAGCAGCTATGAAGAATCCCGTGCTTCCGTCGCCAACTGAAGCAGAGGCTGAAAAACACATTAAGGATTATCTCCGCTTGGCCCCAGGGAGAATGCCTTGTTAG
- the LOC127988476 gene encoding uncharacterized protein LOC127988476 isoform X2, protein MYLIVEFVGEGSTGPVAKSWYSDGHSWWPPYKDLDRLLKSVRLMEAPQPDKGWTKHQARILHESASFDNISKKWKRACYTSDISESENSIKRIHKKKTFSSDDELHETPNKKVKMNRDKNPPTPKIQPAPKVPPAPKPPAPLKYIKTKGPVVRPLLTTSKAVNSFSNSAFVNHHQRAMEKPEQARFETFPSCQVPSFSAPDVPMSFSQADEPQDHWGEHSPDIQDRQLETWEEHPSITQENKFSALRLSQDQRLSNTQQGRMQTVPVSLSNENEQEEAWGEHPSNFQENTISEQRSSSTHQPRTNSASGVRRWSCITNQCTPVERTILEALNELDMKINHLTSVVQSLAANNRSSAPVVDSEDEVFPLTTMEELDKLERKLSEKAMMQKMVNSLSISGGHTLKKTIWRICSKVFGPVAKQLNWCGRGEKRGIRKTNIGALLIGAAMKNPVLPSPTEAEAEKHIKDYLRLAPGRMPC, encoded by the exons atgtACCTGATAGTGGAGTTCGTCGGAGAAGGGAGTACCGGTCCTGTAGCAAAGTCCTGGTACTCAGATGGCCACTCATGGTGGCCTCCATACAAAGACTTGGACCGGTTACTAAAGAGCGTCAGGTTGATGGAGGCACCACAGCCAGATAAGGGTTGGACCAAGCATCAGGCCAGAATTCTACATGAGTCGG CATCATTTGACAACATTTCCAAAAAATGGAAAAGGGCATGCTACACTTCTGACATCTCAGAATCTGAAAATTCTATAAAAAGAATTCACAA AAAGAAAACATTCTCATCAGATGATGAGCTTCATGAAACCCCcaacaaaaaagttaaaatgaatagAGACAAAAATCCACCTACACCAAAAATCCAGCCCGCACCAAAAGTCCCGCCTGCACCAAAACCTCCAGCACCTCTAAAATACATCAAGACAAAag GTCCTGTTGTACGACCTCTGCTTACAACAAGCAAAGCAGTGAACTCTTTCAGCAATT CAGCATTTGTTAATCACCACCAAAGGGCCATGGAGAAGCCAGAGCAGGCCCGTTTTGAGACTTTCCCCAGCTGTCAAG TTCCATCATTCTCAGCTCCAGATGTTCCCATGAGCTTCTCCCAGGCAGATGAGCCACAAGATCATTGGGGTGAACACTCACCtgacattcaag ACCGCCAGCTGGAAACTTGGGAAGAACACCCATCTATCACTCAAG AGAACAAATTCTCTGCCTTAAGACTCTCTCAAGACCAAAGACTATCAAACACACAACAAGGAAgaatgcaaa CTGTTCCAGTGAGCTTGTCCAATGAAAATGAGCAAGAAGAGGCTTGGGGTGAACACCCATCTAACTTTCAAG AGAACACAATCTCTGAACAAAGATCCTCAAGTACTCACCAGCCAAGAACAAATa GTGCTTCTGGTGTGAGACGATGGAGCTGCATCACTAATCAATGTACAC CTGTTGAGAGGACAATTCTGGAGGCACTTAATGAACTGGACATGAAGATCAATCATCTGACTTCAGTGGTCCAGTCCCTTGCAGCAAACAACCGTTCCAGTGCTCCAGTGGTGGACAGCGAGGATGAGGTCTTTCCTCTCACAACCATGGAGGAACTAGACAAACTGGAAAGAAAATTATCAGAGAAAGCAATGATGCAAAAGATG gtgaACAGCTTATCCATCAGTGGAGGACACACACTGAAGAAAACAATATGGAGAATATGCTCCAAGGTGTTTGGTCCTGTAGCCAAACAACTAAACTGGTGTGGTAGGGGAGAAAAGCGAGGGATCAGGAAAACAAACATAGGAGCACTCCTAATAG GAGCAGCTATGAAGAATCCCGTGCTTCCGTCGCCAACTGAAGCAGAGGCTGAAAAACACATTAAGGATTATCTCCGCTTGGCCCCAGGGAGAATGCCTTGTTAG
- the LOC127988476 gene encoding uncharacterized protein LOC127988476 isoform X3 gives MYLIVEFVGEGSTGPVAKSWYSDGHSWWPPYKDLDRLLKSVRLMEAPQPDKGWTKHQARILHESASFDNISKKWKRACYTSDISESENSIKRIHKKKTFSSDDELHETPNKKVKMNRDKNPPTPKIQPAPKVPPAPKPPAPLKYIKTKGPVVRPLLTTSKAVNSFSNSAFVNHHQRAMEKPEQARFETFPSCQAPDVPMSFSQADEPQDHWGEHSPDIQDRQLETWEEHPSITQENKFSALRLSQDQRLSNTQQGRMQTVPVSLSNENEQEEAWGEHPSNFQENTISEQRSSSTHQPRTNSASGVRRWSCITNQCTPVERTILEALNELDMKINHLTSVVQSLAANNRSSAPVVDSEDEVFPLTTMEELDKLERKLSEKAMMQKMVNSLSISGGHTLKKTIWRICSKVFGPVAKQLNWCGRGEKRGIRKTNIGALLIGAAMKNPVLPSPTEAEAEKHIKDYLRLAPGRMPC, from the exons atgtACCTGATAGTGGAGTTCGTCGGAGAAGGGAGTACCGGTCCTGTAGCAAAGTCCTGGTACTCAGATGGCCACTCATGGTGGCCTCCATACAAAGACTTGGACCGGTTACTAAAGAGCGTCAGGTTGATGGAGGCACCACAGCCAGATAAGGGTTGGACCAAGCATCAGGCCAGAATTCTACATGAGTCGG CATCATTTGACAACATTTCCAAAAAATGGAAAAGGGCATGCTACACTTCTGACATCTCAGAATCTGAAAATTCTATAAAAAGAATTCACAA AAAGAAAACATTCTCATCAGATGATGAGCTTCATGAAACCCCcaacaaaaaagttaaaatgaatagAGACAAAAATCCACCTACACCAAAAATCCAGCCCGCACCAAAAGTCCCGCCTGCACCAAAACCTCCAGCACCTCTAAAATACATCAAGACAAAag GTCCTGTTGTACGACCTCTGCTTACAACAAGCAAAGCAGTGAACTCTTTCAGCAATT CAGCATTTGTTAATCACCACCAAAGGGCCATGGAGAAGCCAGAGCAGGCCCGTTTTGAGACTTTCCCCAGCTGTCAAG CTCCAGATGTTCCCATGAGCTTCTCCCAGGCAGATGAGCCACAAGATCATTGGGGTGAACACTCACCtgacattcaag ACCGCCAGCTGGAAACTTGGGAAGAACACCCATCTATCACTCAAG AGAACAAATTCTCTGCCTTAAGACTCTCTCAAGACCAAAGACTATCAAACACACAACAAGGAAgaatgcaaa CTGTTCCAGTGAGCTTGTCCAATGAAAATGAGCAAGAAGAGGCTTGGGGTGAACACCCATCTAACTTTCAAG AGAACACAATCTCTGAACAAAGATCCTCAAGTACTCACCAGCCAAGAACAAATa GTGCTTCTGGTGTGAGACGATGGAGCTGCATCACTAATCAATGTACAC CTGTTGAGAGGACAATTCTGGAGGCACTTAATGAACTGGACATGAAGATCAATCATCTGACTTCAGTGGTCCAGTCCCTTGCAGCAAACAACCGTTCCAGTGCTCCAGTGGTGGACAGCGAGGATGAGGTCTTTCCTCTCACAACCATGGAGGAACTAGACAAACTGGAAAGAAAATTATCAGAGAAAGCAATGATGCAAAAGATG gtgaACAGCTTATCCATCAGTGGAGGACACACACTGAAGAAAACAATATGGAGAATATGCTCCAAGGTGTTTGGTCCTGTAGCCAAACAACTAAACTGGTGTGGTAGGGGAGAAAAGCGAGGGATCAGGAAAACAAACATAGGAGCACTCCTAATAG GAGCAGCTATGAAGAATCCCGTGCTTCCGTCGCCAACTGAAGCAGAGGCTGAAAAACACATTAAGGATTATCTCCGCTTGGCCCCAGGGAGAATGCCTTGTTAG